A single window of Agromyces sp. Leaf222 DNA harbors:
- a CDS encoding ABC transporter permease produces the protein MTTTGTITASAGLRDRRPNALREGWLIAGREVLHWVREPWGLVFGLAFNVMLILLFGFLFGGAIEVPGGGDYIAFLLPGMFALTMLFGLEGTMTAMAEDAKRGITDRFRSLPISSASVALGRAIADLANSALSLGVLMAGGLLIGWRPTTGPAEIALGIVLLLWLRFALLWLGVYLGLSFRGTGATTAVQVLVWPIGFLSTVFVSAETMPGWLGAVATWNPVSATATAARELFGNPTGVTSGWMAENAVLAASVWPLVITLAFLPLTATAYRHLRR, from the coding sequence ATGACGACCACCGGCACCATCACCGCGAGCGCGGGACTGCGAGACCGCCGACCCAACGCCCTGCGCGAGGGCTGGCTCATCGCCGGGCGCGAAGTCCTGCACTGGGTCCGCGAGCCGTGGGGCCTCGTCTTCGGGCTCGCGTTCAACGTCATGCTGATCCTGCTGTTCGGCTTCCTCTTCGGCGGAGCCATCGAGGTGCCGGGCGGCGGCGACTACATCGCGTTCCTGCTGCCGGGCATGTTCGCGCTCACGATGCTGTTCGGGCTCGAGGGCACGATGACCGCGATGGCCGAGGATGCGAAGCGCGGCATCACCGACCGGTTCCGCTCGCTGCCGATCTCGAGCGCGTCCGTCGCCCTGGGCCGCGCCATCGCCGACCTCGCGAACTCGGCCCTGAGCCTCGGCGTGCTGATGGCCGGCGGGCTCCTCATCGGCTGGCGCCCGACCACCGGACCCGCCGAGATCGCCCTCGGCATCGTGCTGCTGCTCTGGCTCCGGTTCGCCCTGCTCTGGCTCGGCGTCTACCTCGGCCTGAGCTTCCGGGGCACCGGCGCGACGACCGCCGTGCAGGTGCTCGTCTGGCCGATCGGGTTCCTGTCGACGGTGTTCGTCTCGGCGGAGACGATGCCCGGCTGGCTCGGTGCCGTCGCCACCTGGAACCCGGTGTCCGCGACCGCGACCGCGGCCCGTGAGCTGTTCGGCAACCCCACGGGTGTCACGAGCGGATGGATGGCCGAGAACGCCGTGCTCGCGGCATCCGTCTGGCCGCTCGTGATCACCCTGGCGTTCCTGCCGCTCACCGCGACGGCCTACCGGCACCTGCGGCGCTAG